GCGAACTGATTGCCAGCAGCACAAAGCCACCCAAGGCACGGGTGTTGTAACGACGTTCGTAGTACAGATAGAACAAGGCAGTAACCAGCGCCAGCAACACGAACACTTCGTACAAATTACTGACTGGAATATGGCCGATATCCGGGCCCAGCAAATGGCCTTCACGCCAGCGCACCAGCAACCCCGTCGTACCTGCATACACGGCCGCCCACGTCAGCCCAGAAGCCATCCAGGCTGCTGTATTACTGAAAAAGCCCGCCCAATACATGACGGTGGCCAGAATAAACAGCGCACACATCCACAAGATGGCAGACTGGGACGAAAACAGATATTTCAGCAGGAAAACCGAATCGGCTTTTTCAATGTCGCCGGTGCCAAGGCCATTACCGGTGCTGTAGAGCCAGATCGCCAGCAAGGCTGTCACGCCACATGCCAGCGTCAAGGTACGCAGCGGACGCCACAGCCACCCCAACCAGGCCACAAAAGGCACGAAAGCGACCAGAATGATCTTCTCGTAGTAATCCATGCTGGTGCTGTAGACGTTAAGCGCATAAGCCGCGCCCAAGGCCAGTACCACCAGATACAACACATCCGTCCAGTCAGGACGACCACGAATGCCTCGCCGGTCACCGCTGGAAGCGATATTGTCTTGCCACATCGTTGGAGTGGCCGAAGAAAGGGTCTGCGCCATAGCTACACCTTGTCAGACAGATAGCCGATTGAACGCCGCTTTCAGGCGTTCAAACTCGAGGTTAAAGTCCAAGTTGCGACGTTGAGAAGTCATGGCAGCCATTACGCGACTGCCTTGGTTGTGAGGGCGAATCCAAACCCACACGCGGCGATCCCGGATATAGAACATCGAGAACACG
This genomic interval from Alcaligenes ammonioxydans contains the following:
- the ccsB gene encoding c-type cytochrome biogenesis protein CcsB — encoded protein: MAQTLSSATPTMWQDNIASSGDRRGIRGRPDWTDVLYLVVLALGAAYALNVYSTSMDYYEKIILVAFVPFVAWLGWLWRPLRTLTLACGVTALLAIWLYSTGNGLGTGDIEKADSVFLLKYLFSSQSAILWMCALFILATVMYWAGFFSNTAAWMASGLTWAAVYAGTTGLLVRWREGHLLGPDIGHIPVSNLYEVFVLLALVTALFYLYYERRYNTRALGGFVLLAISSLVIFLLWYSFTRDAHQIQPLVPALKSWWMKLHVPANFIGYGTFSLAAMVGFAYLVKENGETRSRAKLIPVFLLGAILCAEPMIFGSRELSPTWMLYFGIGSVIVGTILYFRGPISRKLPSLEVLDDIMYRAIAVGFAFFTVATVLGALWAADAWGTYWQWDPKETWALIVWLNYAAWLHLRLLKGLRGTMAAYWALAGLLITSFAFLGVNMFLSGLHSYGEL